The genomic stretch ATGTCAGCAGACTGCATTTATGATTACCAATTAAAGATCCATACTTTAATTAATCatggatattttaaatatattatctatGATTTTAATCCTCTTGTATATAACAATCTTATATACTCAAATCATAGTTACAACAATATATTATggattttatatagatattcatttttatataagtaagtataaaacaatcaaataataaaaaaaatacttcttttatttaattcagtaattaataataaatatatgttTTATGGGCATATTCCTAACAGGACGTCCATTAGTGTACAAGATAAAAATATGTAGGTTATATACCTATAGGGATGGCCATGGGATGGGGCGGGATGGGGACGAGTTTGCCATCGCCATCTTCGCCACCATCCCTATTTTTTCGGGGTCGGAGAATCCCCGAATCTGAACCATCGGGGATCAAATCCTCATCCTCACCCCCATCcgcaaattaattttatattattattattttactattaataataatattttaataataataataatattaaaaaaatttaaagggatgagGACAATATCTCCCTACCCGCCCATCCCGAAAAAATATTTCCGAATCTGCCCCTATCCTCAAATAAATCGAGGATccccgtgtatatatatatatattatattctcGATCATTATTAGTTGGATAAAAATGACATCCAAATGAGCtaaatcataaaatttttttcttaatttataaATCTAAGTATTATTATTGAAATACTATTTATCtaattaaaactatttaaactttatcaaaattattaaaaatatatatataaattattaagtAATTAGTATTATATATTAATGtttacatgtttaatagttaattgtAACTGATACAATAATATTAaaagtaaattttgaaaaatgagattttgttttaaaaatttggaaaacGATGTCCTTTCAAGCGAGTTACATAATTTGAGGGGCGAATTTGATTTTTGCCTTAGAAATTCACCATGCTTCTCCGCCGCCGGGCAAACTCTCGACCGTTGGTTCTTCGCCCTGAAGTCGTTCCTCGACCGGATTCGTCGTGTTGGATTTATATGTCTACTTTTTTGTTTTTGGAAGCAAAAACATCGAATGATCGGAGCCGCACAGAGCGCCGATCCCCACGCGCAGCATGAGGTCGCCGCGCGGCGCTGCCGGAGGAGATTCCGAGGCTTCGTCTTTATCCTGGTTTCCCTTCGGCGGCACTCCAGAAGCACGAGCCGCGTGGCGACGCCCGTGGCCTTCCTCTCCGCGCGACGTGGCCTCTCCCGCCCTGCCCCTCCCGTCGTCATCTCCTCCTCCTCTGGTCCAACCACTATGGAAGACGTAGGCTGAcgctcctcctctctctctctctctctctctctctcactctttcGCAGGTGTTTCTCCTTTTGAACCCTCACTCGTAGAGTTCTCTCTGATCGATTCTTAGTTTGCTCCGCGGAAACCCTAAAAGTTGAATCTTTGGATGATCCGATGTGTTAAAACGTATTCTGATTCGATCTCGATGTTTTCCTCCCTTTTCCGGTGTTCTCATTTTGCGAATCGGAGAAATGAAAATGTTTTTCGATCTCGGCGTCTTTCTTTTCTCGTCTTCCCATCTCGCGATGCGGCGAAGTGAAAGAATGCAGCTTTTTTCTTGCGCAGGCCGTGAATCTCTCATCCTTCTGCAATGGCGACGCCGACATGTTTGATCCAGACGCCCTGTTCCTTGGTCCAGATCCTGTTCCTGCTGGGATTGAGGATGGTCGCTCTTGCCATGTTGCTATGGTGGCAGGTTCTGATGATCGGAGTCACTTTCCTGACGCTTCCTATACGAATGCTGGCTGCTTTGTATAACGAAATAAAGGTCAGACCTCCTCCATAGATCTGTGCAAATCCCCTCTTTGTAATCATAGTTGCAGTCATTTGTGCCATTTAAGCTTTTTTTTTGCTCATACCTATTGAGATCATTTGGCACCTACACTGATCGATGAAATGGCTCTAGATCTCagtgaattacaacacacacaacatAAAAAACCGAAAAGCTTGCGAAAATATACGGCACCAAAGGAGAAGATCTTCTACAACCTACCAGATTAGGCTTCTCTTTGTGTGGATTTACTCCTCGAGTCTAACGGCTGCTTGATTTTAATGCAAATTAGTTCATTTCTCTTGCTATAAATTGATGCTTGTGAAGTTCTGAGTCTCATGCTTCAGATTGACATACTTGGACATAAAGATCATAACCCGATTTCTATCTGGATGCTTTCTATCAGGTTTCTTGGTTTACCATTCTACACTTATTTTCTAGTTATTAACTTGTTGGTGCTATGTTTTATGGAATTGAACGATCGAGCGCACGAGCAGTAGAGGAGAGTCATAGACATGAATATGTCAAGGTGAATGTAGTATCTATTGAACAAAAACTCACATTGAGGTGGTACAAATAGATACATAGACTATCAATAAATGCTTTAGTTAAGCAATGTAAAACTATGATAACAttaaatgaggaagaagaagactaaaaAGCATGGATTTAAAAATAGGATTCATATTTATATAGTAGAGTATAAAATCCAATAACGCACTAAGATCCATATAGCTAACTCCACAAGTCCATCTAATATGGCAAGGCTTAGATTGTTATGGTTGTTTAATTTGTTTGGTGAATTCCCAGTTAGTGTGTGGGATGATATTTAGCTGTCGTTGTGTCAATGCAATCTTAAAAACCGGCCTACTAAATAACGGTTATTGTGCATTTACAGCTACATGGGTTTCTCATTGAGATGCAGAGGGAGATGCAACATCTTTTAGAGGAAAATAAAAATCTCGAAGAATGTCTAAAGATCGCTAGTGAAGATCAAAGGGTCATGAATTCAACAGTGAAGGAGATAGAAGAGGAACACTGGAAAGATCTTAGAAGAATTAACCTACTCGAGAATGAGGTGAGCCAAACTTAAGCTATTAGAATATACAACTTCCCTGATGCATCGGTAATGGTAGCTTGTATATTCTGAAAACATGCTCGCTAGTGAGGATGATGTTTTTACGGTGCCACTCTAAATCTTAACATAGAATGGTTCATTGCTCTGAGGGAGAAGACAACACACTCCCAAAGCACCACCATCCTTTCACATTAACTACTTTATCGCAATTATGGTTATTCCCCTTTTGGGGAAAGATTGCAAGTCCCCCATTCATCCAGCTTTGAGAGTGTTCTTCACTTGAGGAAATGGTAATCAACAACCCGACGAAGAACTTAGTATATCTGGTCCGCATAAGACAATTTCTCTTATAGTCATTGTATGTTATGCTTCAGGGAGATCACCAACGCTGATGTTTCTTGGAGTTATTAATTTTGATTCTTCTGATAAATTCGAGTTGTGGCAGATGCAGAAACTTTACGAACAAAAGTCACGACTAAAGGAAGTTAAGGGAAAAAATCTACGCGATGACAGAGCTAGTTATGGCAAAGATGTAAGACGAGTCACTACCCCATCTGACCTGGATCATGGTAAAGATGAACAGGTAGTTGGCGAAAAAGGTAATGCATAAGCCACAAACACTACCTTGAATGGCATTTCCTTGTTGCATTATCCCTCCAAGTATTTCTTAAGAAATCTCATTCATTGTAGGCGAGGCTTTGAGGCAACGAAGAACTGTCGCCCTTCTGCAAAGTTTGTTTAGCACAATCTTGTCTCTTTTGGTCTCTGTGATCATATGGTTCGCTGAAGATGCATGTGTTCCCCTTGTCATAGCCCTGTTTACCGTTGTCGTCATATCCCTTGGCAGTGTGCGCGAGTTTCTCTCGACCATAAGGAACAAACCAGCTTCCGATGCTGTTGCTTTGCTCAGCATCAACTGCTTCATGCTTGGAGCACTCTCCGCCCCTATACTGCCAATAGTCGCACGCATGGTTACTCCATCTCTGATCAGGTTTGCCGATCGACTGTTTTGATGAATATGTCTCCCGGGTAGGTAATTTGTTTCCAAACTTTTAGATCTCTGCGTCGTGTAGGAATTTGTTTCTTGTCGACAGCCAGTCGATGTAATCTGGAACATGTCAAGTTGTGGCATATAGCAATGCAAGTTTCATTATCTGAACTTATCTGAACCGATATTGTTCTTTAGGAAAATGAGATGAGTTTACACGAGAAATTATAATAATTGTGAAGATTTTGTGCACATAATTGCGAGATTCATTCATGAATGCAGTGAGTATTCGTTAGAACTCTCAACGAGATGGATATACTTTCATGAGGTCCTCTCATAAGTTTTGGAATCGAACAACAGCTGGTTCAATCCGATCATCTTGCCATACTGCAAAATTAGCCAAGCCATGGCACTGAAATAAGCAACGATGATACAAACTCGCTGAAGCCACACGATACATGTCTGTCTTCTTGCCATAGCACCGGCAAGGATGCGAAAGCATTCTGCTGTAGCAACAGTGAGCATCGAAACGAGAAAGCCACAGACGAATCCTCTCGCTACATACACAATATTGGACCCTGGTCCCTCGACCTCGATGAAGAGTCCCATTAACCTGTTAAAACCACACGACTTGGTAGTATCGACCGAGATTACTAGTAATATAAATCTCACTCGAATGTCATGAGAAATACACAATTGTAGCCAACACCTGATTTTAGCTGAATTTCCATGCTCATAATACTTTGTTGAGCATACAACTATATATATTTAACTGACAAGGAAGCATTTTGATATTGCGCTACAGTTGCTTAAATTGGGCAAACAAGAAGCATGAAGAACTGAAAAAAGCAAGactgcaagagaagagagaacaGGAGCTTGAGAAACTCACAAGTTAATGTATGGCATGATAGGGTTTGATGTGGAAAATTGTTTTGCCTTGCAACCAAAAAGACCATCGGAATAAATATCGACTTTCTGACTAACGGGCAGATATTTGCACCCGTATGTTTCATTTACCTAATAGAACAATGTTCGAAACACATCATAGACATATGAGAAACTGTAAAGAGAAGGAAATAGAGAAACATGCATACATGGTTCAGTTCCAGAACTCACCCAACAAATACTAATTACACTATAATAAGCTAAAAGTATAGTCCGAATATAGACCTAATCCATACTTAAAACACCTGTCAACAGTGACATTATACGAATGTGAATTCTTGACACCTTTTGACAGAGACATTTAAATCTAGCTCACTTGTCACTACACCAAACAATTGTTGGTTAAAATTTTTATAGAGCAAAAACTAACTGGAGAACTTAGCTATTACTTTAGTTTACCCttcaaaaattgaacaaatattccCACTTATAAAAGTTATGCCAAAAATGAATAACTTTGTTCAAATGTTGTTAAAATAATAGTCTTAAAATGAACATagacaaaaaaaataaacaatcaGTGACAGATCAACTAACTGCATGACAAGAGAGCAATGTTTAAGTGATACAGATAATAACAacaaaaggcaaaaaaaaaagaaaaaaaaaagagcacATTACATGGATCAAATCAATGAACCAAGCAAAACAGTATAAAATGGAGTCTTGGAACTGATGCATTATGTCATATTTCAATTGGATCTGACCTTTGCATCAAAGAGGCATCTCTTCGTAGTTTGTATGGTGTTCACACAACCCCAAAACGCAAGACAATTCTACTTCAAGCATATAAGAATCATGATTTTACTTCTGAAAGGTATTTACAGGAGAAAAAGCATCAACTGTTCTTTGATTTGCAACAGCAAATTTTTGAAATCTGTTTGTTCTGACTTATGATTGCCATGTAATTgttctaaataaaaaaatgatatatcAGCTCAATCGAGTTGGACATAAAAATTAGATGCCTTGAGAGCTATGCAAGATGATCTTCAAATTTCTGAATTGCCATGTAATTgttctaaataaaaaaatgatatatcAGCTCAATCGAGTTGGACATAAAAATTAGATGCCTTGAGAGCTATGCAAGATGATCTTCAAATTTCTGAATATTGAACTATCAAGCTGTAAACATATTGGCATACAATTCAGACTATTTACCTTGAATTTCAGTGTTGTTAACCACGCAATGCCAAAATCAGGCCTGCAGTCATGAGGAAGAGCCTCCTTTGGTACTTCTGCCACAGCATGAAATATTTGGCCAGAAAAATACTCTTCAAACTGTACCTGCATAACCCATGTTCTAAATATTATTTGCAATGTGATGGAATGTTTGATGGCATCTTAGCTACACTTCAAGTATAATGGATGTTGATAGAGGTGAATGATgcaaaacataaagatataaggACAGGAACTAAAGCAAGTTTGAGGACCATCTAAATTTTTTTGCAGATAACTATTGCTTAACATCCTCAATTCACATGACACAAATATTACCCTCTGTCATGAACCTCAAGTGGAAACAACAAGGTGAAAAGTTGTGATGTATCAGTGAAGAACATTTCAACATAACTACATGCCTACATAAAGTCGAGGCTTACTAATTACCCATGGTTGGGAGGTGTAACTAGCATTCATTTGAAGAAGAGAACACTATATCTTCTAGAGCTTGTCAGAAGAGGGAACTCAAGACTGTGATAGAGATAGAACTAGTTTGAAGAGAATCCTTAAGTATCTGATGTTATTACTTTAGAAGTCAAACATACTTCTCCAAGCATCAACTACCAAAATTTTTGGGAAAATGACTCCTAAACCTTTTGGAAAAATGGATAAAATAAACTATATTTTTGGCATTTATTTTGCACTTGGAGTAAGTTATTCAATACATGCCATTCCACTTGCATATCTGCTCAATCAGCAAAACATTTGGAGTGCGAACAGTTCCCAGTGAAAATGTTATAAGAACATAGAAAATTAAGCTACCAGTTGAAAGATAAGTAATCACCTCAAAGATTGAAGCCCAATAATAATCATAATGGCAGCGAAAAGTTGCTTTCTTCAGGTGATAAAATGCACCGTTAGCTTTATGGTTCAGGGTTCCAAGTTGGCAAACCTTGGATGCTTTTAGATCTACACCTGCAAGATGTTTACCTAAGTGTTTCAAGAAATTGTGCCAAACCAACTACGAGTTGAATAAGGCTTTCAAACTTGAGCTTCTAAAATAAATTAGCTTTATGCTAATAGAAAGAA from Zingiber officinale cultivar Zhangliang chromosome 5B, Zo_v1.1, whole genome shotgun sequence encodes the following:
- the LOC121984612 gene encoding uncharacterized protein LOC121984612 isoform X2; the encoded protein is MDSSATSKAGEGRTGRICSGLAIDRFSASAAVAIPTTCRILSSGVDLKASKVCQLGTLNHKANGAFYHLKKATFRCHYDYYWASIFEVQFEEYFSGQIFHAVAEVPKEALPHDCRPDFGIAWLTTLKFKVNETYGCKYLPVSQKVDIYSDGLFGCKAKQFSTSNPIMPYINLLMGLFIEVEGPGSNIVYVARGFVCGFLVSMLTVATAECFRILAGAMARRQTCIVWLQRVCIIVAYFSAMAWLILQYGKMIGLNQLLFDSKTYERTS
- the LOC121984613 gene encoding uncharacterized protein LOC121984613, yielding MATPTCLIQTPCSLVQILFLLGLRMVALAMLLWWQVLMIGVTFLTLPIRMLAALYNEIKLHGFLIEMQREMQHLLEENKNLEECLKIASEDQRVMNSTVKEIEEEHWKDLRRINLLENEMQKLYEQKSRLKEVKGKNLRDDRASYGKDVRRVTTPSDLDHGKDEQVVGEKGEALRQRRTVALLQSLFSTILSLLVSVIIWFAEDACVPLVIALFTVVVISLGSVREFLSTIRNKPASDAVALLSINCFMLGALSAPILPIVARMVTPSLIRFADRLF
- the LOC121984612 gene encoding uncharacterized protein LOC121984612 isoform X1 yields the protein MDSSATSKAGEGRTGRICSGLCFCVISYLVVSFLTSFLLGLLGLAIDRFSASAAVAIPTTCRILSSGVDLKASKVCQLGTLNHKANGAFYHLKKATFRCHYDYYWASIFEVQFEEYFSGQIFHAVAEVPKEALPHDCRPDFGIAWLTTLKFKVNETYGCKYLPVSQKVDIYSDGLFGCKAKQFSTSNPIMPYINLLMGLFIEVEGPGSNIVYVARGFVCGFLVSMLTVATAECFRILAGAMARRQTCIVWLQRVCIIVAYFSAMAWLILQYGKMIGLNQLLFDSKTYERTS